A genomic region of Pelotomaculum isophthalicicum JI contains the following coding sequences:
- a CDS encoding RNA polymerase sigma factor gives MQPADNILVERSKNGDMEAFEQLVRRYENKVYTVAYRFLGNHADASDLAQDAFLRLYHALPSFRGESSFMTWLYRITANACRDEIRRRQRYHFMSLDNEIENNGDHIMSRVSGLTPSPEEEFEQKEFNDMIQQCINSLTPEHRLILVMREIQGLSYDEMADVLKCSLGTVKSRLSRARQAFKEIFNDRRELWSKDSRLAK, from the coding sequence ATGCAACCGGCTGATAACATTCTCGTTGAGAGAAGTAAAAACGGGGATATGGAAGCCTTTGAGCAACTTGTCCGCCGTTATGAGAATAAAGTTTACACGGTGGCTTACCGTTTTCTAGGCAACCATGCTGACGCGTCCGACCTTGCTCAAGATGCTTTTTTAAGGCTCTACCATGCCTTGCCAAGTTTTCGAGGTGAATCCAGTTTCATGACCTGGCTTTACCGTATCACCGCTAATGCGTGTCGCGATGAAATACGCCGTAGGCAAAGATATCATTTTATGTCTCTGGACAATGAAATTGAAAATAACGGTGACCATATTATGTCACGGGTATCCGGTCTGACTCCCTCGCCTGAGGAAGAATTTGAGCAAAAAGAGTTTAATGATATGATCCAGCAATGTATTAATAGTCTTACGCCGGAGCATCGTTTAATTTTAGTCATGAGAGAAATACAGGGCTTGTCATATGATGAGATGGCTGATGTATTAAAATGCTCCCTAGGCACGGTTAAGTCCCGATTAAGCCGTGCCAGGCAAGCGTTTAAAGAAATTTTTAATGATCGGAGGGAACTTTGGAGCAAGGACTCACGTCTAGCTAAATGA
- a CDS encoding DUF4349 domain-containing protein, whose translation MQCLEIEELLSPYLDEVLDPSESEVVASHLAVCASCREKYDILNETVNFIKNLPEMASPPEFGTQVINEVLTYPAREKTGLGSVFKTFKKSGWLRACSFAAMFVVIFSITTLIYGMPPGQWYQKISSLLVYEQRNEPKPDAEIKSNERVDINETDPKEDGPGYEDKLDNIPGLPANDGSSPAGIPVVPQKMAEKEGAIITEVAYGYIPASNKEPHNLLLDATLALSTENPSVVPEKIADLADKNGGYLAPGSSEEGTLTVKVPADRFDNVLSSIREMGNTDTRRIAGEDVSEKISGYENNIRYLANEKQMSLKAIENAGSSAETQAAQAQLDKVQTDMEQQKKLYSKLLNDTHVATIKVNLQ comes from the coding sequence GTGCAGTGCCTGGAAATTGAGGAACTGCTTTCACCTTATCTAGACGAAGTACTTGACCCATCGGAAAGTGAAGTTGTTGCCTCTCACCTGGCTGTATGCGCAAGTTGCCGGGAAAAGTATGATATTCTCAATGAAACTGTCAATTTCATTAAAAACTTGCCGGAGATGGCGTCACCCCCTGAGTTCGGCACCCAGGTAATAAATGAGGTCTTAACATATCCAGCACGTGAAAAGACCGGTTTGGGCAGTGTTTTTAAGACCTTCAAAAAGAGTGGCTGGTTGCGTGCGTGCTCTTTTGCCGCCATGTTCGTGGTTATATTTAGTATAACCACGTTGATTTATGGGATGCCGCCGGGGCAATGGTACCAAAAAATATCTTCGTTGCTGGTTTACGAACAACGGAACGAGCCAAAACCAGACGCTGAAATAAAAAGTAATGAACGTGTAGATATAAACGAAACTGACCCAAAAGAGGATGGCCCGGGGTATGAGGATAAACTTGATAATATTCCTGGCTTACCAGCCAACGATGGCAGTTCGCCAGCCGGAATACCCGTTGTCCCGCAAAAAATGGCTGAAAAAGAAGGGGCTATTATCACAGAAGTTGCTTATGGTTATATTCCGGCTTCCAATAAGGAACCGCATAATTTGTTGCTTGATGCTACTCTTGCCCTGTCAACAGAGAATCCGTCTGTTGTGCCGGAAAAAATCGCCGACCTGGCTGATAAAAATGGGGGTTACTTGGCGCCGGGAAGTTCTGAAGAAGGAACGCTCACTGTAAAGGTGCCTGCAGACCGGTTTGATAATGTGTTAAGCAGCATCAGGGAGATGGGTAACACAGATACGAGACGAATTGCTGGTGAAGATGTCAGTGAAAAAATATCAGGTTATGAGAATAATATAAGGTATTTAGCAAACGAAAAGCAAATGTCTCTAAAAGCGATTGAAAATGCCGGTTCATCTGCCGAAACGCAGGCGGCGCAAGCGCAGCTTGACAAGGTGCAAACAGATATGGAACAGCAGAAGAAGTTGTATAGTAAACTGTTAAACGATACACATGTTGCGACTATAAAAGTAAACCTGCAGTGA
- a CDS encoding NifU family protein yields MKEKVQEVINKVRPFLQRDGGDVELVGVDPDGLVKVRLKGACGGUPGATITLKQGIERMLKQEIPEVKEVISV; encoded by the coding sequence GTGAAGGAAAAAGTTCAGGAAGTAATCAATAAAGTACGGCCTTTTCTCCAAAGAGACGGGGGAGATGTTGAGCTTGTGGGAGTCGATCCCGACGGGTTGGTTAAAGTGCGGTTGAAGGGTGCTTGCGGCGGTTGACCGGGCGCCACAATAACCCTCAAGCAGGGTATTGAGCGGATGCTCAAGCAGGAGATTCCGGAAGTAAAAGAAGTTATATCTGTTTAA
- a CDS encoding FxLYD domain-containing protein has translation MMGERLIKLLLIGVILSLACTAGVFADTKGINLIINGQKLEGAGVMVDGQVMVPIETLARSMGGTFEWAPESETASVTLPVPDPKTGIDLTDDYAIKVNKITEGITILTVSGEVINTGNRRLTTLTVYGKLLNTDNQELTRTYSTNLEPTELAPGETGTFEVIFMDYDKFKENNARYGIYVQGFPL, from the coding sequence ATGATGGGAGAACGCTTAATAAAATTGCTGTTGATTGGTGTTATATTAAGTTTAGCTTGCACAGCGGGTGTATTTGCCGACACAAAAGGTATAAACCTAATTATTAACGGACAAAAACTTGAAGGCGCGGGAGTTATGGTAGACGGTCAGGTAATGGTTCCAATTGAGACGCTGGCCAGGAGCATGGGCGGCACATTTGAATGGGCGCCTGAAAGCGAAACCGCTTCAGTAACACTGCCTGTTCCAGACCCAAAAACGGGTATTGACCTAACAGACGACTACGCGATTAAGGTTAATAAAATAACAGAAGGTATAACGATACTAACCGTATCAGGAGAAGTGATTAATACGGGCAATCGCAGGTTAACAACATTGACGGTATACGGCAAACTGCTGAACACTGATAACCAGGAACTCACACGAACATATAGCACAAACCTTGAACCGACAGAGTTAGCCCCAGGTGAAACAGGTACTTTTGAGGTCATCTTCATGGATTACGATAAATTTAAAGAAAACAACGCAAGGTATGGAATTTACGTTCAAGGATTCCCTCTATAA